In Pedobacter sp. W3I1, one DNA window encodes the following:
- a CDS encoding CopD family protein yields MIETLQPYYYYFLAVHIVFVISWMAGLFYILSLFIYHTEANEKSEPEKSILQKQFVKMEATLWKIIATPAMIISVLAGASMLTLNQGLLQADWMWVKLGFVVGLLVYHFICQNIVKQLKNNQYKLSSFQLRLWRELATIFMIAIVFVVILKSAINWIYGLIGIMGVAMAIMIAVKLYKNYRLRK; encoded by the coding sequence ATGATAGAAACCCTACAGCCATATTACTATTATTTTCTTGCAGTACATATCGTATTTGTAATTAGCTGGATGGCGGGACTGTTTTATATCCTGAGTCTTTTTATTTATCATACCGAGGCTAACGAGAAGTCTGAACCAGAAAAAAGTATCCTCCAAAAACAGTTTGTCAAAATGGAGGCCACTTTATGGAAAATTATTGCTACCCCGGCCATGATCATATCTGTCTTGGCAGGAGCATCTATGTTGACTTTAAATCAGGGCTTGCTCCAAGCCGATTGGATGTGGGTTAAGCTTGGTTTTGTTGTTGGGTTGCTTGTCTATCACTTTATTTGTCAAAACATCGTTAAACAGCTTAAAAATAACCAATATAAGCTAAGCAGTTTTCAGTTGAGGTTATGGCGAGAGCTGGCTACCATTTTTATGATCGCTATTGTATTTGTGGTAATCCTGAAAAGTGCCATTAACTGGATTTACGGTTTAATTGGTATTATGGGGGTTGCAATGGCTATAATGATTGCGGTTAAACTATACAAGAACTATCGTTTAAGAAAATAG
- a CDS encoding sensor histidine kinase KdpD: MKKSIIIFYALLLYALIQLISWGTLVVRLQPSRMTMIMGEGSVFLFLLCIGGYFLHQSLKREDKLREQQQNFLMSITHELKSPLAAIKLSIQTIVKRDLDKARQTSLLNNSLKDIERLDDLVENMLLATKIENRSYTFPKEEFNFSELVYKITDRLQVHSCGCEQIINAKIQPNLQIVGDKFALSSVVTNLIENAVKYSNPCDEINVHLNKVDGHIQLSVVDQGPGISDAEKMLIFDKFYRVGNENVRKAKGTGLGLFIVKEVLQYHDADITVKDNLPQGSIFEVTFS, from the coding sequence ATGAAGAAATCTATAATTATATTTTACGCATTATTACTTTATGCATTGATTCAACTCATTTCGTGGGGTACATTGGTGGTGCGTTTGCAACCAAGCCGCATGACTATGATTATGGGTGAGGGTTCAGTGTTTTTGTTTTTGCTCTGTATCGGTGGATATTTCCTTCACCAATCGTTAAAGCGTGAGGATAAATTAAGAGAGCAGCAACAGAATTTTCTGATGTCGATTACACATGAGCTGAAATCTCCTTTGGCGGCGATTAAACTTTCTATCCAAACTATAGTTAAAAGGGATTTGGATAAAGCACGCCAAACTTCATTATTAAACAATTCGCTAAAAGATATTGAACGTTTGGATGATCTGGTCGAAAATATGTTGTTGGCCACCAAGATCGAAAACCGTTCGTATACTTTCCCTAAAGAAGAATTTAACTTCTCAGAATTAGTATATAAAATTACAGATCGGTTGCAGGTTCACTCTTGTGGATGCGAGCAGATCATAAATGCTAAAATTCAGCCAAATTTGCAGATAGTGGGTGACAAATTTGCCTTATCGTCAGTGGTAACCAATTTAATTGAGAATGCAGTAAAGTATTCAAACCCATGTGATGAGATAAATGTGCATTTAAACAAGGTGGATGGGCATATTCAATTAAGTGTGGTGGATCAGGGGCCAGGTATTTCAGATGCCGAAAAAATGTTGATATTTGATAAGTTTTACCGCGTTGGTAACGAGAATGTCAGAAAAGCGAAAGGAACAGGTTTAGGCTTGTTTATTGTGAAAGAGGTTTTACAATACCATGATGCAGATATTACAGTAAAAGACAATTTGCCTCAAGGAAGTATTTTTGAAGTAACATTTAGTTAA
- a CDS encoding ABC transporter ATP-binding protein, whose protein sequence is MSNTIISVKNLTKQYQAEQAGGIKNVSFEIKRGDIVAIIGESGSGKSTLLKSIYGLLKTDEGEIFFEDQKVKGPDEQLIPGHKQMKMVTQDFSLNIYAKVYDNIASQLSNTDLKTKAGKTLQIMEHLRILPLQNKKIIELSGGEQQRVAIAKAMVADTQVLLLDEPFSQVDALLKNQLRADIKRVASETGVTVILVSHDPADGLFLADQLLILKNGELLQTGKPSEIYQHPKHIYTAQILGNAVVLSKADAEKIGLKTEKNSVVFYPEWAEINNNWSSRRFEVKDVYYKGFYDELLLERNGVNIRALQLNRGEHKKNDHVQLNISRFLEF, encoded by the coding sequence GTGAGCAATACCATAATCAGTGTTAAAAATTTAACCAAGCAATATCAGGCAGAGCAGGCCGGTGGCATTAAAAATGTAAGTTTCGAAATTAAAAGAGGCGATATAGTGGCCATTATTGGTGAGAGCGGGAGCGGAAAATCGACCTTACTAAAATCTATTTACGGGCTGTTAAAAACCGATGAAGGTGAAATCTTTTTCGAAGATCAAAAGGTTAAAGGCCCTGATGAACAACTCATCCCAGGCCACAAACAGATGAAAATGGTTACGCAGGATTTTTCGTTAAACATTTATGCAAAGGTTTACGATAATATTGCTTCACAGCTATCGAATACTGACCTTAAAACCAAAGCCGGAAAAACGCTTCAGATTATGGAGCACCTCCGGATTTTACCGCTTCAGAATAAGAAAATTATCGAGCTGAGTGGGGGAGAGCAGCAGCGCGTGGCCATAGCCAAAGCAATGGTTGCCGATACACAGGTTTTGCTTTTAGATGAACCTTTTAGCCAGGTTGATGCCTTACTTAAAAACCAGCTACGGGCTGATATTAAACGAGTAGCTTCAGAAACCGGTGTTACCGTAATTTTGGTTTCTCACGATCCGGCAGACGGTTTATTCCTGGCCGATCAATTACTGATATTGAAAAATGGCGAGCTCTTACAAACGGGAAAACCTTCAGAAATTTATCAGCACCCAAAACATATTTATACGGCCCAGATTTTAGGTAATGCTGTAGTTTTATCGAAAGCTGATGCAGAAAAAATTGGCTTAAAAACAGAAAAGAATTCAGTTGTATTTTATCCCGAATGGGCTGAAATAAACAATAACTGGAGCAGCAGGCGTTTTGAAGTAAAAGATGTTTACTACAAAGGTTTTTACGACGAACTGCTTTTAGAAAGAAATGGCGTTAATATTCGTGCATTACAACTGAATAGGGGAGAGCATAAAAAAAACGACCACGTTCAATTGAACATTAGTCGTTTCTTGGAGTTTTAA
- the hemL gene encoding glutamate-1-semialdehyde 2,1-aminomutase: MLDSLKKMFSGNEADIPVNTGSKPDISRVKSAELYEKSKTYFPGGVNSPVRAFKSVYGTPLFIEKGDGCYIWDADGNQFIDFCGSWGPLILGHNNPKIREKVTEVMQNGMSFGAPTALENELAELIIKNNRFVEKIRFTSSGTEAVMSAIRLARGFTSRDKILKFEGCYHGHSDSLLVKAGSGLVTFGETSSAGVPKSFAEETIVVPLNDKIAIEQAFAQFKDQIAAVIIEGIPANNGLIIQDEEYIHFLRKICTDNGSLLIFDEVITGFRVGFEGAAAHYGVTPDIVTYGKIIGGGLPVGMYGARAEIMAHISPDGGVYQAGTLSGNPVAMAAGIATLTELNKSSFYKDLNTKAQEFVASIQRFATARNYKFKVFTIGSIFWFAFTDKDKIQSADDIDASSMEKFKIMHRELLNRGIYLGPSGYEVGFVSSAHTKIELEKAKRAIFEALDLVFKK, translated from the coding sequence ATGTTAGATTCATTAAAAAAAATGTTTTCAGGCAACGAAGCCGATATTCCGGTAAATACGGGAAGTAAACCTGATATTTCGAGGGTAAAATCTGCCGAGCTGTACGAGAAATCAAAAACGTATTTCCCTGGTGGAGTAAACTCACCTGTAAGAGCTTTTAAATCGGTTTATGGTACACCACTTTTTATCGAAAAAGGTGATGGCTGTTATATCTGGGATGCCGATGGTAATCAGTTTATCGATTTCTGCGGTAGCTGGGGACCATTAATTTTAGGACATAACAATCCTAAAATCCGCGAGAAAGTTACTGAGGTCATGCAGAACGGAATGAGCTTCGGCGCACCAACAGCTTTAGAAAATGAATTGGCTGAGCTGATTATCAAAAATAACCGTTTTGTAGAAAAAATCCGTTTCACCAGCTCAGGTACAGAAGCGGTAATGTCGGCCATACGTTTGGCAAGAGGTTTTACCAGTCGCGATAAAATTTTAAAGTTCGAAGGCTGTTACCACGGTCATAGCGATTCGCTTTTGGTTAAAGCGGGCTCAGGTTTGGTTACTTTTGGCGAAACTTCTTCTGCAGGTGTACCAAAATCTTTTGCCGAAGAAACCATTGTTGTTCCTTTAAATGATAAAATAGCTATTGAACAAGCTTTTGCCCAGTTTAAAGATCAGATTGCTGCAGTAATTATAGAAGGCATTCCGGCGAATAATGGATTAATTATCCAGGATGAGGAATATATTCATTTCTTGCGCAAAATTTGTACAGATAACGGTTCACTATTAATTTTTGATGAAGTAATTACTGGTTTCAGGGTTGGTTTTGAGGGGGCAGCTGCACATTATGGCGTTACACCCGATATTGTTACTTATGGCAAAATCATAGGTGGTGGATTGCCAGTTGGGATGTACGGTGCACGTGCTGAAATTATGGCACATATTTCTCCTGATGGTGGTGTGTACCAGGCAGGAACCTTATCTGGAAATCCCGTTGCCATGGCAGCAGGCATTGCTACTTTAACAGAACTGAATAAATCAAGCTTTTACAAAGATTTGAATACCAAAGCGCAAGAATTTGTGGCTAGCATTCAGCGTTTTGCAACGGCACGTAACTATAAATTTAAGGTATTTACCATTGGTTCTATCTTCTGGTTTGCTTTTACCGATAAGGATAAAATCCAATCGGCTGATGATATTGATGCCAGCAGCATGGAGAAATTCAAAATTATGCACCGTGAGTTATTGAATAGAGGAATTTATTTAGGGCCATCGGGATATGAAGTTGGTTTCGTATCTTCAGCACATACTAAGATCGAATTAGAGAAAGCGAAACGTGCTATTTTTGAAGCGTTAGATTTGGTGTTTAAGAAGTAA
- a CDS encoding outer membrane beta-barrel protein produces MKRLIYTTLLVSGLAGVMAPGAFAQQDSTKKNRKDLDYGIVKITRDEKDSTNKDLKKGRFVGGITFTRVDWGFSRLIDNGSFNLSPNNEFLDYKGGKTSTFSFDVLQFGYRFNSNFKVYVAGGFDWTLIRLRKDITIAKNSNEFVYTDQAPVHFSKNRFSSSYVHIPLNFEFRTSENKNSKRFYLVLGPEVSFLLNGKIKQVSEERGKEKQYDSYHFQSVRYGGTVRFGYGGIGLFTKYYFNDMFTTSQQAGLKNMSFGVTFGLN; encoded by the coding sequence ATGAAACGTCTAATTTATACAACACTTTTGGTAAGCGGGCTTGCCGGTGTTATGGCTCCTGGTGCTTTTGCGCAACAAGATTCTACAAAAAAAAATAGAAAAGATTTAGATTACGGTATTGTAAAAATAACCAGAGACGAAAAAGATAGCACAAATAAAGATCTCAAAAAAGGTCGTTTTGTAGGTGGAATTACTTTTACCAGGGTTGATTGGGGTTTCTCCAGGTTAATCGACAATGGTAGTTTCAATTTGTCTCCAAACAACGAATTTTTGGATTATAAAGGTGGTAAAACCAGTACATTCTCTTTTGATGTTTTACAGTTTGGCTATCGTTTTAATTCTAATTTTAAAGTTTATGTAGCCGGTGGGTTCGACTGGACATTAATCCGCTTAAGAAAAGACATTACCATAGCTAAAAATTCTAACGAATTTGTATATACCGATCAGGCGCCTGTACATTTCTCTAAAAACCGTTTCTCGAGCAGCTATGTGCACATTCCCTTAAACTTCGAATTTCGCACCAGCGAAAACAAAAACAGCAAAAGATTTTACCTGGTTTTAGGTCCGGAGGTGAGCTTTTTGCTAAATGGAAAAATTAAACAGGTAAGTGAAGAACGTGGTAAAGAAAAGCAATATGATAGCTATCACTTTCAATCAGTTCGTTACGGCGGTACAGTTAGATTTGGTTATGGAGGTATAGGATTATTTACCAAATATTACTTTAACGATATGTTTACTACCTCGCAGCAAGCTGGCTTAAAGAATATGAGTTTCGGGGTTACTTTCGGGCTAAACTAA
- a CDS encoding IS110 family transposase, whose protein sequence is MIGTTKFFIGIDVSKPYFDVALMAVVNHVKQEIATARFDNTAPGIKLFEKWLKSQKTTFNEDSLIVIENTGIYHRLIWTFCSNRNLPIHIGNAAHIKWSFGIARGKNDKIDSIRLCNYAFKEADDLKATAALDPELMLLKDLISARTKLLKQRSGISVSVKELGNVNGKEHQKLIEKALKNAIEGIAKSIKNLEDQIKKIITGNQDFKQNYKLLLSIPGIGHVTAVYLIGCTGNFAGRPSGKELACYAGVAPFEHSSGISIKGKSKVHRMANKELKRLLHMCALSLIQHNQEFKTYYNRKKDEGKHSMSIINAVRNKIALRVAAVIKNQASYKNNYNIAA, encoded by the coding sequence ATGATTGGCACTACAAAATTTTTTATCGGGATTGATGTTTCCAAACCTTACTTCGATGTTGCATTGATGGCCGTTGTGAACCATGTAAAACAGGAGATAGCAACCGCACGGTTTGACAACACAGCACCAGGGATAAAGCTATTTGAGAAGTGGTTGAAATCGCAGAAAACCACGTTCAATGAGGACTCCTTGATTGTCATAGAAAATACCGGGATCTATCACCGTTTAATATGGACTTTCTGCAGCAACAGAAATCTGCCCATCCATATTGGCAATGCAGCCCATATCAAATGGAGCTTTGGGATAGCAAGAGGTAAAAATGATAAAATAGACAGCATACGTTTATGCAACTATGCATTTAAGGAAGCGGATGATCTAAAGGCGACAGCTGCCCTGGATCCCGAACTGATGCTCCTGAAAGATCTGATATCAGCTCGGACAAAGCTGCTCAAACAAAGGTCTGGCATTAGCGTTTCGGTAAAAGAACTTGGTAATGTCAATGGTAAAGAACATCAGAAACTGATTGAAAAAGCACTTAAAAATGCAATTGAGGGTATAGCCAAATCAATCAAGAACCTCGAAGATCAGATCAAAAAAATCATTACAGGAAACCAGGATTTCAAGCAGAACTACAAATTATTGCTCAGTATCCCTGGGATAGGGCATGTTACAGCAGTATACCTGATTGGCTGCACGGGAAATTTTGCAGGGCGGCCCAGCGGAAAAGAACTGGCCTGTTATGCAGGGGTTGCTCCATTTGAACACAGCAGTGGTATAAGTATCAAAGGTAAATCCAAGGTACACCGGATGGCCAATAAAGAGCTTAAAAGATTGCTGCATATGTGTGCATTATCTCTAATTCAACACAATCAGGAATTCAAGACATATTACAATAGAAAAAAGGATGAAGGGAAGCACAGCATGAGCATAATTAATGCCGTTAGAAACAAGATAGCATTAAGAGTTGCTGCAGTTATAAAAAATCAAGCTAGCTATAAAAATAATTATAATATAGCTGCTTAA
- a CDS encoding DUF4230 domain-containing protein has protein sequence MKLFFRLLPWLILIIAGYLFISKKFSINTSVESKHQLLVEKIEAIGKLELVRYQISDVLEHKNKTDFLPEASVLLIVKAEAVGCIDLTKITREDIDIDADTAVVNLPQPEICYVKIDHKSSRVYDTKMAFFREAGLVDEAYKAAERQVTAEVKKSSILIQTKTNATTVLKPIIEGLGYKNVRFTFN, from the coding sequence ATGAAGCTCTTTTTTCGCCTCTTACCCTGGTTAATTTTAATCATAGCAGGATACTTATTTATCTCCAAAAAGTTTAGTATCAATACCTCTGTGGAGAGCAAACATCAGCTTTTGGTAGAGAAAATTGAGGCTATTGGTAAACTAGAGCTGGTGAGGTACCAGATCAGCGATGTTTTAGAACACAAAAATAAAACAGATTTTTTGCCCGAAGCCAGCGTGTTATTGATTGTTAAGGCGGAAGCAGTAGGTTGTATCGACTTAACTAAAATTACCCGCGAAGATATTGATATTGATGCGGATACAGCTGTAGTAAATTTGCCACAGCCCGAAATATGTTATGTAAAAATCGATCATAAAAGCTCCCGTGTTTATGATACGAAGATGGCTTTCTTCCGAGAGGCCGGTTTGGTAGATGAAGCGTATAAAGCAGCCGAAAGACAGGTAACCGCTGAAGTTAAAAAATCGAGTATTTTAATCCAAACCAAAACCAATGCTACAACGGTACTTAAACCAATTATTGAAGGATTGGGCTATAAGAATGTGAGGTTTACCTTTAATTGA
- a CDS encoding cupin domain-containing protein, with translation MNFKDLSNKALISDSDIDWEDLGAGVKRKIMAYDDQLMLVKVAFEKDAIGTIHNHPHLQMSYVAKGSFEVSMGDDKKVLNEGDVFFAPTNVFHGVVCLEAGLLIDVFNPHREDFLK, from the coding sequence ATGAATTTCAAAGACTTAAGCAACAAAGCATTAATTTCGGATAGCGATATCGATTGGGAAGATTTAGGCGCTGGTGTGAAACGCAAAATTATGGCTTACGATGACCAACTGATGTTGGTTAAAGTCGCATTTGAAAAAGACGCCATCGGTACCATTCACAATCATCCCCATTTGCAAATGAGTTATGTAGCAAAAGGAAGTTTTGAAGTTAGCATGGGCGATGATAAAAAGGTATTAAATGAGGGGGATGTGTTCTTTGCTCCAACCAATGTATTTCATGGTGTGGTTTGCTTAGAAGCCGGATTACTGATTGATGTTTTTAATCCGCATCGGGAAGATTTTTTAAAATAA
- the hemE gene encoding uroporphyrinogen decarboxylase yields MKNNLFLDAAFSKQTERPPVWMMRQAGRFMPQYWEIKNKYSFLEMCKTPEIAADVTMLPVDLLDIDAAILFCDILVTGEAMGGDLSFTQGVGPKFANPVRTAQDIENLNVDCLDELQYVADAIKVIQQRLNGNIPLIGFAGAPFTVMSYLIEGGSSKDFKLTKLFIHNQPELAHKLLAKIAKVTADYLNLQIAAGVNAVQIFDSWALALSWNDYQEFSHRYIQEIIANLNRKDIPVISFCKGSSVFAPIMAEAKPDVISVDWNADLLNIKNALPKGIAVQGNLDPHILYADKAVIKAQIHKLFERMRGTEGFIFNLGHGIMPDIPFENVKYAIEVVKEFRY; encoded by the coding sequence ATGAAGAATAACTTATTTTTAGACGCAGCATTTTCAAAGCAAACCGAACGCCCACCTGTATGGATGATGCGTCAGGCAGGTCGCTTTATGCCACAATATTGGGAAATTAAAAACAAATACTCTTTTTTAGAGATGTGCAAAACCCCTGAAATTGCGGCCGATGTGACCATGTTACCTGTTGATTTGTTGGATATTGATGCTGCGATTTTATTCTGTGATATTTTGGTAACTGGTGAGGCTATGGGTGGTGATTTGAGCTTTACTCAGGGCGTAGGGCCTAAGTTTGCCAATCCGGTACGTACTGCACAAGATATCGAAAATTTAAATGTTGATTGTTTAGATGAATTGCAATACGTTGCTGATGCAATTAAAGTGATCCAGCAGCGATTAAATGGCAATATTCCTTTAATCGGTTTTGCAGGTGCACCTTTTACCGTAATGAGTTATTTAATTGAAGGAGGTTCTTCTAAAGATTTTAAATTAACCAAGCTCTTTATACACAATCAGCCAGAATTGGCCCATAAACTTTTGGCTAAAATTGCTAAAGTAACGGCTGATTACCTGAATCTTCAGATTGCTGCTGGCGTTAACGCTGTTCAAATTTTCGATAGTTGGGCGCTTGCTTTATCATGGAATGATTACCAGGAATTTTCTCACCGTTATATCCAGGAAATCATTGCTAACTTAAATAGAAAAGATATTCCGGTGATTTCGTTCTGTAAAGGAAGTTCGGTTTTTGCACCAATTATGGCAGAAGCGAAACCAGATGTAATTTCGGTTGACTGGAACGCTGATTTATTGAATATTAAAAATGCCTTGCCAAAAGGTATTGCTGTTCAGGGAAATTTAGATCCACATATTTTATATGCTGATAAAGCTGTAATTAAAGCGCAGATCCATAAGTTATTTGAACGTATGCGTGGCACCGAGGGATTTATCTTTAATTTGGGTCACGGTATTATGCCAGATATTCCCTTCGAAAATGTTAAATACGCAATTGAAGTAGTGAAGGAGTTTAGGTATTAA
- a CDS encoding RNA polymerase sigma factor — MKLTRSYTINDLMEGCKAGDRKMQELLYKQTASKMLAVCMRYAKDRMEAEDVLQMGYIKIFQKIKEYRGDGSFEGWIRRVMVNTAIESYRKNLRSLNVVEIDEAYEQPSTGFDFGSLGMQDLMKVIQKLADGYRMVFNMYVIEGYSHKEIGETLGISEGASKSQLSRARAILKEEIIKMEGFGYATYTG; from the coding sequence ATGAAATTGACGCGAAGCTATACGATAAACGATTTGATGGAAGGCTGCAAAGCAGGCGACCGGAAAATGCAGGAGCTGCTTTACAAGCAAACTGCATCGAAAATGTTGGCCGTTTGTATGCGCTACGCCAAAGATAGAATGGAGGCAGAAGATGTGCTACAGATGGGATACATCAAAATTTTCCAAAAAATAAAAGAGTATAGGGGCGATGGTTCTTTTGAAGGCTGGATAAGAAGGGTTATGGTGAACACTGCAATTGAAAGCTACCGTAAAAATTTACGCAGCTTAAACGTGGTAGAAATAGATGAAGCTTATGAGCAACCATCAACCGGATTTGATTTTGGCAGCCTGGGAATGCAGGATCTAATGAAAGTGATACAAAAATTGGCAGATGGTTACCGCATGGTTTTTAACATGTACGTAATAGAAGGCTACTCGCACAAAGAAATTGGAGAAACGCTTGGAATTTCAGAAGGGGCAAGTAAATCGCAACTATCGAGGGCAAGAGCGATATTAAAAGAAGAAATTATAAAAATGGAGGGATTTGGTTATGCAACCTATACAGGATAA
- the ilvA gene encoding threonine ammonia-lyase IlvA: MNTTTPNTLDFQSASQRLKGVVKRTPLEFNAGLSAHYNANIYLKREDLQIVRSYKLRGAYNKISSLPQDALTNGVVCASAGNHAQGVAYSCKKLGIKGVIFMPEITPKQKVKQTYMFGGDNVEVVLVGDTFDDCLKEALAYSAEKSATFIPPFDDEKVIEGQATVGVEIYEDLPDLDIIVMPVGGGGLASGVSAYMKTVKPEVKLVGVEPLGAPSMVTAMEYGGPFTLEEIDRFVDGAAVKRIGHITYEYCKELLDQMHLIPEGKICTTILKLYNEDAIVVEPAGALSVAALDQLRDQIAGKTVVCIVSGGNNDIERMQEIKEKSLLFEGLKHYFIVRFPQRPGALKLFVNEVLGPQDDITRFEFIKKTNKENGPALVGIELSNKNDYGSLLQRMKDFKFEIIELNQDQTLFEYLV; encoded by the coding sequence ATGAATACTACAACACCGAATACATTAGATTTTCAATCTGCATCGCAACGATTAAAGGGCGTAGTAAAACGTACGCCTTTGGAGTTTAACGCAGGGCTTTCTGCGCATTACAATGCCAATATTTACTTAAAAAGAGAAGACCTGCAGATTGTACGCTCATATAAATTACGTGGTGCCTACAATAAAATTAGTTCGTTGCCACAAGATGCATTAACTAATGGTGTAGTTTGCGCAAGCGCTGGTAACCATGCACAAGGTGTAGCGTATTCTTGCAAAAAACTTGGTATCAAGGGCGTTATTTTCATGCCAGAGATTACACCAAAACAAAAGGTTAAACAAACCTACATGTTTGGTGGTGACAATGTTGAAGTAGTTTTAGTTGGCGATACTTTTGATGATTGTTTAAAAGAAGCCCTAGCCTACAGTGCCGAAAAATCGGCTACTTTTATTCCGCCTTTTGATGATGAAAAAGTAATTGAAGGACAGGCAACGGTTGGTGTAGAAATTTATGAAGATCTGCCTGATCTGGATATTATTGTAATGCCTGTAGGTGGTGGTGGTTTGGCATCGGGCGTGAGCGCTTACATGAAAACCGTTAAACCTGAGGTAAAATTGGTAGGTGTTGAGCCGCTAGGTGCACCATCAATGGTTACGGCGATGGAATATGGCGGACCCTTTACCTTAGAGGAGATAGACCGTTTTGTAGATGGTGCAGCTGTAAAAAGAATCGGCCATATTACTTACGAATATTGCAAAGAACTGCTGGATCAGATGCATTTGATCCCTGAAGGAAAAATATGCACAACTATATTAAAATTGTATAACGAAGATGCCATTGTTGTTGAACCTGCCGGAGCACTCTCTGTAGCTGCGTTAGATCAACTGAGAGATCAGATTGCTGGTAAAACAGTGGTTTGCATTGTTAGTGGTGGAAATAACGATATTGAGCGCATGCAGGAGATTAAAGAGAAATCTTTGCTTTTTGAAGGCTTGAAACATTATTTCATTGTACGTTTCCCACAAAGGCCAGGTGCTTTAAAATTATTTGTAAATGAGGTTTTAGGTCCACAGGACGATATTACCCGTTTCGAGTTTATTAAAAAAACGAATAAAGAAAATGGGCCTGCATTGGTTGGCATCGAACTTTCTAATAAAAACGATTACGGAAGTTTATTGCAACGCATGAAAGATTTTAAATTCGAGATAATCGAGCTGAACCAGGACCAAACTTTGTTTGAGTATTTGGTTTAA